Proteins encoded together in one Kitasatospora albolonga window:
- a CDS encoding ADP-ribose pyrophosphatase has translation MEPKTQRVYKTIRSWIESGRYAPGDKLPSERTLSSELDIGRTALRQVLARLANERFIKEHDRSAYHVSGGTGVPTPSGLPAWQIHGSRRIYDNRWVNLDLVDVEPPGVERFEHHVVRLHHVAITAVVDDQNRVLMLWRYRFVPQQWGWELPGGIVDADEDPAATAVRETEEETGWRPAKVEHVVTYQPMIGMVDSPHEIFVARGATHVGEPTDAEEAGHVAWVPLDEIPGLMSEGKLMGSGTIVALLHLLSSRPTAAR, from the coding sequence ATGGAGCCCAAGACGCAGAGGGTCTACAAGACGATCCGGTCCTGGATCGAGTCGGGCAGGTACGCGCCTGGCGACAAGCTACCGTCAGAACGCACGCTGAGTTCCGAGCTGGACATTGGCCGCACAGCCCTGAGGCAGGTACTGGCACGGCTCGCGAACGAACGGTTCATCAAGGAGCACGACCGAAGCGCCTACCACGTGTCTGGCGGCACCGGCGTACCGACGCCGAGCGGCCTACCGGCGTGGCAGATCCACGGCAGTCGCCGCATCTACGACAACCGATGGGTCAATCTCGATCTGGTCGACGTCGAACCACCCGGCGTCGAGCGCTTCGAACACCACGTCGTGCGGCTTCACCACGTCGCAATCACCGCTGTGGTCGACGACCAGAACCGCGTACTCATGCTCTGGCGCTATCGCTTCGTACCGCAGCAGTGGGGCTGGGAACTTCCCGGCGGAATCGTGGACGCCGACGAGGACCCGGCTGCCACAGCCGTACGTGAAACGGAGGAAGAGACCGGTTGGCGCCCGGCCAAGGTCGAGCACGTGGTTACCTACCAGCCCATGATCGGCATGGTCGATTCGCCGCACGAGATCTTCGTGGCGAGGGGCGCCACTCACGTCGGAGAACCCACCGACGCCGAGGAAGCCGGGCACGTCGCATGGGTTCCGTTGGACGAGATCCCCGGCCTGATGAGCGAGGGCAAGCTGATGGGGTCCGGAACGATCGTCGCCCTCCTCCACCTCCTCTCCTCGCGGCCTACAGCCGCCCGGTAA
- a CDS encoding regulator, giving the protein MQRFAEQRLLDIASPASLKVYISEWENGRRTITDRYAALLRPLLGITDAELRGSVREVRPAAGGYEELLSRIDSASSLSESMVGSFLDQTELLRTMDRQMGAAGLVDQMNGHLAAMEDALTFAVLPGTRRPIAIALAGASTLAAWQALDAGAVERAWRRYELAKKAAQDAESPPYLAHAMGEQAYVLADAGRPLLAVELVRDAQRTQAERQSPRLRAWLAAAEAELCAAVGVDMASEARAALERAEALLPDDGEVRDPDMLSIFLNTGHLTRWRGNVLAKLGDESAMDELYTSLNSADPSFVRASAGVHCDLTQAHLARGELDQARSHLQRARLAANRTGSVRYRQRVELLTGRL; this is encoded by the coding sequence ATGCAGCGATTCGCGGAACAGCGCCTTCTCGACATCGCTTCGCCAGCGAGTCTCAAGGTCTACATCTCGGAGTGGGAGAACGGTCGCCGCACCATTACGGACCGGTACGCGGCGCTCCTCCGGCCGCTACTGGGCATCACGGACGCTGAACTTCGGGGCAGTGTGCGGGAGGTTCGCCCTGCGGCCGGTGGTTACGAGGAGCTTCTCAGCCGGATCGATTCAGCGAGCAGCCTCAGCGAGTCCATGGTCGGATCGTTTCTCGATCAGACCGAGTTGTTGCGCACGATGGACCGGCAGATGGGAGCGGCCGGGCTGGTCGACCAGATGAACGGGCACCTGGCGGCGATGGAGGACGCGTTGACCTTCGCTGTCCTTCCAGGCACCAGGCGACCTATCGCGATTGCGCTTGCCGGAGCTTCCACCCTCGCCGCCTGGCAGGCTCTGGACGCCGGTGCCGTGGAGCGAGCGTGGCGGCGGTACGAGCTGGCGAAGAAGGCAGCGCAGGACGCTGAGTCCCCGCCGTACCTGGCTCACGCGATGGGTGAGCAGGCTTACGTCTTGGCCGATGCCGGCCGCCCGCTGCTCGCGGTCGAGTTGGTACGGGACGCGCAGCGCACACAGGCTGAGCGCCAGTCACCGCGACTTCGTGCTTGGCTTGCTGCCGCTGAGGCGGAGCTGTGCGCCGCTGTCGGCGTGGACATGGCGTCGGAGGCACGTGCAGCGTTGGAGCGCGCGGAAGCCCTGCTGCCGGACGACGGAGAGGTGCGTGACCCGGACATGTTGAGTATCTTCCTCAACACCGGTCACCTCACGCGCTGGCGGGGAAACGTACTGGCCAAGCTCGGTGACGAGTCAGCTATGGACGAGCTGTACACGTCGCTGAACAGTGCCGACCCATCGTTCGTGCGTGCCAGCGCGGGAGTGCACTGCGATCTCACGCAGGCCCACCTTGCGCGAGGCGAGTTGGATCAAGCCCGAAGCCACCTTCAAAGGGCAAGGCTGGCGGCGAACCGCACGGGGTCCGTGCGGTATCGCCAGCGGGTGGAGCTGCTTACCGGGCGGCTGTAG
- a CDS encoding xylose isomerase, with the protein MQGNMVLNPDELGQDPAVGMDLAHALGVRHLEIRTAYNSNALTLDDARLREIRHLADERGLRVAALASPLWKWCRPEAAPGKVDSFGFPTQVPTEDRERWVHRALVVAGILGTDRVRVFSHLSVGEQTESFLDDPLLPYALKAAERAGIQLLLENEPVCTVAEPAPLLDVLREHTGLGLWLDLGNLYEVGHGTAQAVEELAPYVEYVHVKDYLPRNDGMKAFVAAGAGAVPYGELLPVLHRVRPGLPYALETHVRQSPGEALTRGAAFLRRTVPGGLA; encoded by the coding sequence GTGCAGGGAAACATGGTGCTCAACCCCGACGAGCTGGGGCAGGACCCTGCGGTCGGCATGGACTTGGCCCACGCGCTGGGCGTGCGTCACCTGGAGATCCGTACCGCCTACAACTCCAACGCGCTCACCCTGGACGATGCACGGCTTCGGGAGATCCGGCATCTGGCCGACGAGCGGGGCTTGCGGGTCGCGGCGCTGGCATCCCCGTTGTGGAAATGGTGCCGCCCGGAGGCTGCCCCCGGCAAGGTCGACAGCTTCGGCTTTCCCACCCAGGTACCCACTGAGGACCGGGAGCGGTGGGTGCACCGCGCTCTGGTCGTGGCCGGCATCCTGGGCACCGACCGCGTCAGGGTGTTCTCACACCTGTCCGTGGGCGAGCAGACGGAGTCGTTCCTCGACGACCCGCTGCTTCCGTACGCCCTCAAAGCCGCCGAGCGGGCCGGAATACAGCTGCTGCTGGAGAACGAGCCCGTGTGCACGGTCGCCGAGCCAGCACCACTCCTCGACGTACTCCGGGAGCACACCGGACTGGGGCTCTGGCTCGACCTGGGAAATCTCTACGAGGTCGGCCACGGCACGGCCCAGGCCGTCGAAGAGCTCGCACCGTACGTCGAGTACGTGCACGTCAAGGACTATCTGCCGCGGAACGACGGGATGAAGGCATTCGTGGCCGCAGGCGCGGGCGCAGTGCCGTACGGGGAATTGCTGCCCGTTCTGCACCGGGTGCGGCCGGGGCTGCCGTACGCGCTGGAGACGCACGTGCGCCAGAGTCCGGGCGAGGCGTTGACGCGCGGCGCAGCGTTCCTGCGCCGAACGGTCCCGGGTGGGCTGGCGTGA
- a CDS encoding oxidoreductase: protein MKRVLLIGSGEVGTKHAKALMRADGLELVAVADPAPAVAPPAGVPLLEGWDGALSRFGPDLVVVATPPGTALNAARTAARGGATVLVEKPVTLDPAHLTPVAEDARIFVAFQPHFAPGIAELLRQRPTVRRAEVTLVCRRDRAYYRGWRTRYATAGGILHQQAIHGLALALRLLPATAIASCTTTVDRVRRWAESEDRITTMTTFADDTVLTVDAQVDSDEERRHEVTLHLDDGQRLHIRGRNLEAGLGDPSSAPGDLELRQAMYRALPSDGTSPAHHHSSLFPLSELRRTLEVIDRVYRTTRTVSEAGTAA, encoded by the coding sequence GTGAAGCGGGTCCTGCTCATCGGCTCGGGGGAGGTCGGCACCAAGCACGCCAAGGCCCTGATGAGGGCGGACGGGCTGGAGCTGGTGGCGGTAGCTGATCCCGCTCCGGCCGTCGCTCCGCCGGCCGGGGTACCGCTGCTGGAGGGGTGGGACGGCGCGCTGAGCCGGTTCGGGCCGGACCTTGTCGTGGTGGCGACCCCGCCGGGCACTGCCCTGAACGCAGCGCGCACCGCCGCGCGGGGAGGGGCGACGGTGCTGGTGGAGAAGCCGGTCACGCTCGATCCCGCTCATCTGACCCCCGTAGCGGAAGACGCACGGATCTTCGTCGCCTTCCAGCCGCACTTCGCCCCTGGCATCGCCGAACTCCTCCGCCAGCGGCCGACCGTCCGCCGGGCGGAGGTGACCTTGGTGTGCCGCCGGGACCGGGCCTACTACCGAGGCTGGCGCACCCGGTACGCCACCGCCGGGGGAATCTTGCACCAGCAGGCCATCCACGGTCTGGCCCTCGCCCTGCGCCTCCTGCCCGCCACGGCCATCGCCTCCTGCACCACGACCGTGGACCGGGTGCGGAGGTGGGCCGAATCCGAGGACCGCATCACCACGATGACCACGTTCGCCGACGACACGGTCCTGACGGTGGATGCCCAGGTCGACAGCGACGAGGAGCGCCGCCACGAGGTCACGCTCCACCTCGACGACGGACAGCGCCTGCACATCCGAGGCCGCAACCTCGAAGCCGGGCTCGGTGACCCGTCGTCAGCGCCCGGCGACCTGGAGCTGAGGCAGGCCATGTACCGGGCCCTGCCCTCCGACGGCACCAGCCCCGCTCACCACCACTCGTCTCTGTTCCCTCTGTCCGAGCTCCGTCGCACCCTGGAGGTCATCGACCGTGTCTACCGCACTACACGCACCGTCTCAGAGGCCGGTACTGCCGCATGA
- a CDS encoding S-adenosylmethionine synthetase produces the protein MSTALHAPSQRPVLPHDLGVEVVERKGLGHPDTLADAIAELASIRYSDYCLREFGAILHHNLDKVAVLGGRARFSDADAFYDRPVRVIVGGRISTSFAGRSIPVREILEAAAAEQLRRALPGFENMTWQVQHETTDSSKFEHWFAPRGLQDLPERPTALSNDTAFLVGTAARTTAETVALLAEAWFREQPWAGSDIKALVIRTGHALDITVCVPAVAGHLSTSAQFQEVVDAAARSLTDQLLERLPGPVTVTCNTRNSATGPLSGQYFTLSGSAIDYGEDGLVGRGNARSGLITPGQQAGNEALFGKNPAYHVGKVGGWLVDEASRTLAEKTGRPCRIAVMWRNGSAYPEPASLDITTTQPEPGHEDLVRKVLHRTDWVPDIVDHQRYLPRVLPVSELLADLDAAPAS, from the coding sequence GTGTCTACCGCACTACACGCACCGTCTCAGAGGCCGGTACTGCCGCATGACCTCGGTGTCGAGGTCGTCGAGCGCAAGGGCCTCGGGCACCCCGACACCCTCGCCGACGCCATCGCGGAGCTGGCCTCGATCCGCTACAGCGACTACTGCCTGCGCGAGTTCGGCGCGATCCTGCACCACAACCTCGACAAGGTCGCCGTCCTCGGCGGCCGCGCCCGCTTCAGCGACGCCGACGCCTTCTACGACCGTCCCGTACGCGTGATCGTCGGCGGCCGGATCTCCACCAGCTTCGCCGGGCGTTCCATCCCGGTCCGGGAGATCCTTGAGGCCGCCGCGGCCGAGCAGCTGCGCCGCGCGCTGCCGGGGTTCGAGAACATGACGTGGCAGGTCCAGCACGAGACGACCGACTCTTCCAAGTTCGAGCACTGGTTCGCGCCCCGTGGACTTCAGGACCTGCCGGAGCGGCCCACTGCCTTGTCCAACGACACCGCGTTCCTCGTCGGCACCGCAGCCCGTACCACGGCCGAGACAGTCGCTCTGCTCGCTGAGGCATGGTTCCGCGAGCAGCCGTGGGCGGGCAGCGACATCAAGGCCCTGGTCATCCGGACCGGGCACGCGCTGGACATCACCGTGTGTGTCCCGGCCGTGGCCGGGCATCTCTCCACCAGCGCACAGTTCCAGGAGGTTGTCGACGCCGCCGCCCGGTCGCTGACCGACCAGCTCCTTGAGCGGCTGCCGGGCCCGGTCACGGTCACGTGCAACACCCGCAACAGCGCCACGGGGCCGTTGTCGGGCCAGTACTTCACCCTCTCCGGCTCGGCGATCGACTACGGCGAGGACGGGCTGGTCGGCCGGGGCAATGCCCGCTCCGGGCTCATCACCCCCGGCCAGCAGGCCGGCAACGAAGCCCTGTTCGGGAAGAACCCGGCCTATCACGTCGGGAAGGTCGGCGGATGGCTCGTCGACGAGGCGAGCCGCACCCTCGCCGAGAAGACCGGTCGGCCGTGCCGGATCGCGGTGATGTGGCGCAACGGCAGCGCCTACCCCGAGCCCGCCTCCCTCGACATCACCACCACCCAGCCCGAGCCTGGCCACGAGGACCTCGTGCGGAAGGTCCTGCACCGCACCGACTGGGTCCCCGACATCGTCGACCACCAGCGCTACCTGCCCCGGGTCCTCCCGGTGTCCGAGCTGCTGGCCGACCTGGACGCGGCACCCGCGTCATGA